From a region of the Candidatus Poribacteria bacterium genome:
- a CDS encoding sugar phosphate isomerase/epimerase: protein MQKQESHDFRRGSVKLGVSTYSYWHFKPERVPIEHVIEEAARLELDGIEILHQQMASEANPYLQKLKRLAFIHGLDLYALSIHQGFVSPDEATRQKNINHTIHCIRLAHELGIPAIRLNSGRWGTVPSFDELMKTEGQEPTLPGHTEDEAFAWVIAAIEKCLPDAEKYGVVLGLENHWGLTCTPEGVNRIVAAIDSDWLKVTMDCGNFLSDPYQKLEQIADEAVLVHAKTYYGGGEWYTLDLDYAKIGNILKEVGFRGYVSIEFEGKADAHIGVPQSVEMLRANFCK, encoded by the coding sequence AGTGTCAAACTCGGTGTATCCACTTACTCTTATTGGCATTTTAAACCTGAACGGGTACCGATTGAACACGTCATTGAGGAAGCCGCACGGCTTGAACTCGATGGCATTGAAATTTTACATCAACAGATGGCATCGGAAGCGAATCCGTATCTGCAGAAACTGAAAAGGCTCGCCTTCATTCACGGACTCGATCTATACGCACTCTCCATCCATCAAGGCTTCGTTTCCCCGGACGAGGCAACTCGACAAAAAAATATAAATCACACGATTCACTGCATCCGATTAGCACACGAACTCGGTATCCCCGCAATTCGCCTCAACTCAGGACGTTGGGGCACTGTTCCCTCTTTCGATGAATTGATGAAAACCGAAGGACAAGAACCGACACTCCCCGGACATACAGAAGACGAGGCGTTTGCGTGGGTCATCGCCGCTATCGAAAAATGCCTCCCGGATGCCGAGAAATACGGGGTTGTTCTTGGACTCGAAAACCATTGGGGACTCACCTGTACACCTGAAGGGGTCAATCGCATCGTTGCTGCCATCGACTCAGACTGGCTGAAGGTGACAATGGATTGCGGAAATTTCCTGTCAGATCCGTATCAAAAACTGGAACAAATTGCAGATGAGGCAGTGCTTGTCCATGCCAAAACCTATTACGGTGGCGGGGAATGGTATACATTGGATTTAGATTATGCTAAAATAGGCAATATTCTAAAAGAAGTTGGATTTCGGGGATACGTATCCATTGAATTTGAAGGAAAAGCCGATGCACACATCGGTGTCCCACAGAGCGTGGAAATGCTCCGCGCGAATTTCTGTAAATAG